A genome region from Oncorhynchus gorbuscha isolate QuinsamMale2020 ecotype Even-year linkage group LG26, OgorEven_v1.0, whole genome shotgun sequence includes the following:
- the LOC124016417 gene encoding palmdelphin-like: MDEAEKYQQRLQAITEKRRLQEEQERAKREMEEERLRLQQLKRKSLRDQWLMDGPSSPTSSEPRSPLWGSQAQEMEQHIDKLQTESQRLTEEEEKLEQQMEDGRANAAVAVVEATAEADQAVILENGQEEVEAESALLCFLSSSQSAPAAALGCEDLLKPMDPQRLDQQLLGRWALVVDSVSHPWYYSTKLALKREDSHHGVYICYQHQNRNRHGGWCK, from the exons ATGGACGAGGCAGAGAAGTACCAACAGAGACTGCAGGCGATCACT gagAAGCGTCGTCtgcaggaggaacaggagagggccaagagggagatggaggaggagcggCTGAGGCTACAGCAGCtcaag AGGAAGTCTCTTAGAGACCAGTGGCTGATGGACGGCCCCTCTTCCCCCACATCCTCAGAGCCTCGTTCCCCGCTGTGGGGCTCCCAGGCCCAGGAGATGGAGCAACACATAGACAA gttgcagacagagagtcaacggttaacggaggaggaggagaaactggagcagcagatgGAAGATGGCCGAGCt AATGCAGCGGTGGCGGTGGTGGAGGCTACAGCAG AAGCAGACCAAGCAGTTATCTTGGAGAATGGACAGGAAGAAGTAGAGGCTGAATCCG CTCTCCTCTGCTTCCTGTCTTCGAGCCAATCAGCTCCTGCTGCTGCTCTAGGCTGTGAGGACCTCCTTAAGCCCATGGATCCACAACGACTAGACCAGCAGCTCTTGGGAAGATGGGCCCTCGTCGTAGACAGTGTGAGCCACCCCTGGTATTACTCAACCAAATTAGCTCTCAag agagaagacagtcaCCATGGAGTTTACATCTGCTACCAACACCAGAACCGGAACCGGCATGGCGGCTGGTGCAAGTAG